The Piliocolobus tephrosceles isolate RC106 chromosome 3, ASM277652v3, whole genome shotgun sequence genome has a window encoding:
- the GRPEL1 gene encoding grpE protein homolog 1, mitochondrial, with protein sequence MAAQCVRLARRSLPALALSLRPSPRLLCTATKQKNSGQNLEEDMGQSEQKADPPATEKTLLEEKVKLEEQLKETVEKYKRALADTENLRQRSQKLVEEAKLYGIQAFCKDLLEVADVLEKATQCVPKEEIKDDNPHLKNLYEGLVMTEVQIQKVFTKHGLLKLNPVGAKFDPYEHEALFHTPVEGKEPGTVALVSKVGYKLHGRTLRPALVGVVKEA encoded by the exons ATGGCGGCTCAGTGCGTGAGGCTGGCGCGGCGCAGTCTTCCGGCTTTGGCGTTGTCTCTCAG GCCGTCTCCCCGCTTGTTGTGCACAGCCACGAAACAAAAGAACAGTGGTCAGAACCTGGAAGAGGACATGGGTCAGAGTGAACAGAAAGCAGATCCTCCTGCTACAGAGAAGACCCTCCTGGAAGAGAAGGTTAAGTTAGAGGAACAGCTGAAGGAGACTGTG gaaaaatataaacGAGCTTTGGCAGACACTGAGAACTTGCGGCAGAGGAGCCAGAAATTGGTGGAGGAGGCAAAATTATATG GCATTCAAGCCTTCTGCAAGGACTTGTTGGAGGTGGCAGACGTTCTGGAGAAGGCAACACAGTGTGTTcctaaagaagaaattaaagacgATAACCCTCACCTGAAGAACCTCTACGAGGGGCTGGTCATGACTGAAGTCCAGATCCAGAAGGTGTTCACAAAGCATGGCTTGCTCAAGTTGAACCCTGTCGGAGCCAAGTTCGACCCTTATGAACATGAGGCCTTGTTCCACACGCCCGTTGAGGGGAaggagccgggcacagtggccctaGTTAGCAAAGTGGGGTACAAGCTGCATGGGCGCACTCTGAGACCCGCCCTGGTGGGGGTGGTGAAGGAAGCTTAG